In the Bacillales bacterium genome, CTTTCCAGTCCGTGAAGCTGTAAAATATCCCTTGTAATAGTGGATAAGTATGGAACAGGAAAAATAATGCCAATGCCGGAGCTGCCATGAGAAAATAAGGCATTGTTTTCCTTTTCATGTTACCTCTCCTCTCATTAAAGAGAAGGGGCATCCTGGGATGCCCCTATAGTTGTTACCTTTCCAAAACTTTGTTCCACGTCGTATCCATCTTCTTCAAGAATTGTTCTGTATTTTTCTTAATTAAAAAGGCTTGAACGAGGTTTGCCGCCTGCAATCCTGCCGGATAAAAATGGTCCGGGAACCCGGTGATCGTGCCATTTTCAAAGTTCGTCTTAATGTCTTCGAAAGTTTTGTCTTTCTGAAATACTCCCTTCACTGCCGAGAATGCCGCCTGTTCATCGGTATACTTTTGTGCAGTTTCTTTTTTCAGCATAAAGTCGATGAACTTCTTGGCGGCTTCAGGATGGTCGCTTGATTCAGTAATCGTCAACAATACGTCTACACCGGAAACAAGGCGGTTTTTCTCAGGATTATTCGTTGCAGGGAATGCGAACATGCCCAGTTTCACATCCGGATTTGCTTTCACAATTTCGGGAATGGCCCAGTTTCCTTGTAAATAAAAGACCCCTTTACCGTTGGCAAACGCTTTGTTTCCGTCGCCGTAACCGACGCCGAATACATCTTTTTGCCCGTAATCCAACAGCTGTAAGAAATGCTTGGCGACATCCTTATACTCTTCCTGAAAAGTCGCTTTTCCTTGATTCTTCAATTGGGCAAAGTTATCCGGGGCCAAGTTTGCACCTAAAGAATTCCATGTGACCATTGCTGTCCAAGGATCTTTCAAAGTAAAGTAAATCGGAATTTCACCGGCTTGTTTCGCTTTTTCCAGTTGCGAAATAAATTGGTCCCACGTTTGTGGAATTTCAAATCCTAACTTCTCAAATTTCGTTTTGTTATAAATGACACCGTTTGCATTTGTTGCGTACGGAATGCCGAAGACGCCTTCCTTATCCGGTCCGACAACTTTTCCAATCATTTTTACGTAAGCAGGCTGGATCGTTTCAAGCTTCTTGTAATCCGAAAAATCTTTTAACACACCTGCACGGGCGAGTTCACCGTAAGTCTGGGTTGCTCCCATCGATATGATATCCGGCAAATCATTTTTTGTCAGTCTCGTTTTTAAGACAGTTTCCGCCTCTGGCGGAGCAGACAACTTAATGTTAATGTTCGGGTTTTTTTCTTCAAATTGTTCAATTAACTGCTTATAAGTATCAATACTTTCAGACTTGTTAGAGAAAAGTTCAAGTTGAATTTGCTCCCCCGATCCTCCGGCTTCAGAACCTCCCGCACTGCATCCCGCTAATAACGACACCCCTAAAACTGTGACCAAAAATGTTGACAACCATCTTTTCATCAAAAATTCCTCCCAATTCATTAAATTTATTTATTTTGGAAAGTAATAAACAAATGCTTCATACGGCTCTACATGACCATCGACACGGCTGCTGCCTGCTTCTTGATTCGTAATGAGCAGCTCCCCGTTTTCCACTGAAAGTCGTTCCGGCCATTGAAAAACGCGAGATTGGTCCGAAAAATTACAAACGACCAGAAGCGTCTCATCCCCTAAAGTTCGCTTATAAGCATATATATGCTCGTCATCTTCGGCCAACATCTCATAGCGTCCGTAAACTATGACGTCATACGTTTTACGCAGCTCAATCAATTTTTTATAAAATTGAAAGACCGACCCAGGTTGGTTCCGCTGTTCCTCGACGTTAATATATTTGTAATTCGGGTTTACGCTGATCCAAGGTTCTCCGACGGTGAATCCGGCATGCGCCGCGCCGCTCCATTGCATCGGAGTTCTCGCGTTGTCTCTGCTTCGCGCCTTTATGCCGCTCATCATTTCCTCGACACTCATTTGATCGCTCTCGACAAACTCTCGGTAGCTGTTCAACGTTTCGATGTCGCGGTAATCCTCAATCGAATCGAACGCCGCATTCGTCATTCCGATTTCCTCACCTTGGTAAATATACGGAGTGCCTTTCAGCATATGAAGGCAAACCGCCAACATTTTCGCTGACTTTTCCCGATATTGTGGACTGTCATTGCCAAATCGCGATACTGCTCGCGGCTGGTCGTGATTGCTCCAATACAAGCTGTTCCAACCATCTTCCTCCAAGCCTTCCTGCCATTTGCTGAATATCTTTTTCAAATCGGTGAGTTTCCACGGTCCGTCATTCCATTTTCCGTCCGGACCATCACCGAGACCGACATGGTCAAAATGAAACACCATATGCAATTCATTGCGATTTTCGCCGGTATACCGCTTGGCTTCCTCAACGGAAACCCCCGGCATTTCGCCAACTGTGATAATGTTGTATTTTGATAACACTTTATCGTTCATTTCTTGTAAAAACTCGTGAATTCTCGGCCCGTTCATGAAAAACTCGCTGCCGTCTCCGTAAGCATTCCCTTCATGAATCGGTCCGTCTGGAAAACGTTGATCTTTCGAAATGAAATTGATAACATCCATCCGGAATCCGTCAATTCCCTTATCCAGCCACCATTTCATCGTCTCGTAAACTTTCTCTCGAAGGGAAGAATTTTCCCAATTTAAATCTGGCTGCTTTCGACTAAACAAATGAAGATAATATTGCCCGGAAGCCTTATCGTATTCCCAGGCCGAACCTTTGAACGCTGCCTCCCAATTGTTTGGCGGACCGCCGTCCTTCGAATCTTTCCATATGTAAAAATCTCGCTTTGGAGCGTCCTTTGATTGTCTTGATTCAATAAACCACGCATGTTCGTCCGACGTATGGTTCACGACAAGATCCATCATGATTTTCAAGTTTCGGCGATGGGCTTCCTCGAGCAATGAATCAAAGTCTTGCATATTGCCAAACTCAGCCATAATCGCTTGATAATCACGAATATCATATCCGTTGTCGTCGTTCGGAGAATCATAGACCGGCGACAACCAAATCACATCCACTCCTAGCTCGCGCAAATGGTCGAGCTTTTGAATAATGCCTTGCAAATCGCCAATGCCGTCGCCGTCAGCATCCATAAAGCTGCGTGGATAAATTTGATAAACAACGGCTTCCTTCCACCAATATTTTTTCATTTACATCCACCTTTTTTTATGACGTAAACGTTTACGTTAAAGGCCAAAATTTTTACCGCGCACGTACCGATTCTCTTTCGACAATATGATGACGCATGATCACGCTTTCAACGCCTTCGCCGGTTTGAATCATTTTCAACAAAAGTTCTGCCGATTTGCTTCCCATTTCATAGAGCGGCTGTTCAATGGTCGTCAGCGGCGGGATGCTCATTTCCGAAACCGGCAAATTATCGTAACCGATGATCGAAAGTTGCTCGGGAATCTTCACACCCATTCGATAGGCAGCCGAAAT is a window encoding:
- a CDS encoding extracellular solute-binding protein, with the translated sequence MKRWLSTFLVTVLGVSLLAGCSAGGSEAGGSGEQIQLELFSNKSESIDTYKQLIEQFEEKNPNINIKLSAPPEAETVLKTRLTKNDLPDIISMGATQTYGELARAGVLKDFSDYKKLETIQPAYVKMIGKVVGPDKEGVFGIPYATNANGVIYNKTKFEKLGFEIPQTWDQFISQLEKAKQAGEIPIYFTLKDPWTAMVTWNSLGANLAPDNFAQLKNQGKATFQEEYKDVAKHFLQLLDYGQKDVFGVGYGDGNKAFANGKGVFYLQGNWAIPEIVKANPDVKLGMFAFPATNNPEKNRLVSGVDVLLTITESSDHPEAAKKFIDFMLKKETAQKYTDEQAAFSAVKGVFQKDKTFEDIKTNFENGTITGFPDHFYPAGLQAANLVQAFLIKKNTEQFLKKMDTTWNKVLER
- a CDS encoding alpha-glucosidase, with the protein product MKKYWWKEAVVYQIYPRSFMDADGDGIGDLQGIIQKLDHLRELGVDVIWLSPVYDSPNDDNGYDIRDYQAIMAEFGNMQDFDSLLEEAHRRNLKIMMDLVVNHTSDEHAWFIESRQSKDAPKRDFYIWKDSKDGGPPNNWEAAFKGSAWEYDKASGQYYLHLFSRKQPDLNWENSSLREKVYETMKWWLDKGIDGFRMDVINFISKDQRFPDGPIHEGNAYGDGSEFFMNGPRIHEFLQEMNDKVLSKYNIITVGEMPGVSVEEAKRYTGENRNELHMVFHFDHVGLGDGPDGKWNDGPWKLTDLKKIFSKWQEGLEEDGWNSLYWSNHDQPRAVSRFGNDSPQYREKSAKMLAVCLHMLKGTPYIYQGEEIGMTNAAFDSIEDYRDIETLNSYREFVESDQMSVEEMMSGIKARSRDNARTPMQWSGAAHAGFTVGEPWISVNPNYKYINVEEQRNQPGSVFQFYKKLIELRKTYDVIVYGRYEMLAEDDEHIYAYKRTLGDETLLVVCNFSDQSRVFQWPERLSVENGELLITNQEAGSSRVDGHVEPYEAFVYYFPK